The following are encoded together in the Pseudomonas sp. IB20 genome:
- the rlmB gene encoding 23S rRNA (guanosine(2251)-2'-O)-methyltransferase RlmB, whose translation MSLEKIYGVHAVEALLRHHPKRVKQVWLAEGRSEPRVQALVELATQNKVAIGQAERREMDVWVEGVHQGVVADVSPSQVWGEAMLDELLDRTEGAPLLLVLDGVTDPHNLGACLRSADAAGALAVIVPKDKSATLTPVVRKVACGAAEVIPLVAVTNLARTLEKLQQRGLWVVGTAGEAEVSIYDQDLTGPTILIMGAEGKGMRRLTREHCDYLVNLPMAGSVSSLNVSVATGVCLFEARRQRGVKAKAKK comes from the coding sequence ATGAGTCTGGAAAAAATCTACGGCGTGCACGCCGTAGAAGCACTACTGCGTCACCACCCTAAGCGCGTCAAGCAAGTGTGGTTGGCCGAAGGTCGCAGCGAGCCGCGCGTACAAGCGCTGGTCGAGCTGGCGACCCAGAATAAAGTCGCCATCGGCCAAGCCGAGCGTCGTGAGATGGACGTGTGGGTAGAAGGCGTTCACCAGGGCGTGGTAGCGGACGTGAGCCCGAGCCAGGTCTGGGGCGAGGCGATGCTCGACGAGCTGCTCGATCGCACCGAAGGCGCGCCGCTGCTGCTGGTGCTGGACGGCGTGACCGACCCGCACAACCTCGGCGCTTGCCTGCGTTCGGCGGATGCTGCCGGTGCGCTGGCAGTGATCGTGCCTAAAGACAAGTCGGCCACCCTGACGCCGGTTGTGCGTAAAGTGGCCTGCGGCGCGGCGGAAGTGATTCCGCTGGTGGCGGTGACCAACCTGGCGCGCACTCTGGAGAAGCTCCAGCAGCGCGGCCTGTGGGTTGTGGGCACGGCGGGCGAGGCTGAGGTCAGCATTTATGACCAGGACCTCACCGGCCCGACCATCCTGATCATGGGCGCCGAAGGCAAAGGCATGCGTCGCCTGACCCGTGAGCATTGCGATTACCTGGTGAACCTGCCGATGGCCGGTAGCGTCAGCAGCCTCAATGTGTCGGTTGCGACGGGCGTGTGCCTGTTCGAAGCCCGGCGTCAGCGTGGTGTCAAGGCTAAAGCCAAGAAGTAA
- a CDS encoding YybS family protein — MRALAEFIMRGRLQATLVVAGCAALPLLYWLGAAAGCLVLLRRGLKDALGVLALGLLPALIWWLQMGDPRVLLVLLGSSSLALVLRASESWARTLLVSVALGLVYSVMLGAAFRPQIEALSQEIVKILPLALGDLYQQLSVDERARFASLIAPVLTGLIAALLQIVSVLSLILGRYWQALLYNPGGFGREFRSIRIPAGPAMLLLACMVVGPNFGPQMAVLAPICSVPLVFAGLALIHGLVARKRLAKFWLVGLYVTLLLFMQLIYPLLVVLAIVDGLIDFRGRLASKDADNANGEG; from the coding sequence ATGCGCGCCTTAGCTGAGTTCATCATGCGCGGTCGCCTGCAGGCCACTCTGGTAGTGGCTGGATGTGCGGCATTGCCGTTGCTTTATTGGTTGGGTGCTGCCGCGGGTTGCCTTGTGCTGCTGCGGCGCGGTTTGAAGGACGCCCTTGGCGTTCTTGCCCTGGGTTTGTTGCCGGCCTTGATCTGGTGGCTGCAAATGGGTGATCCACGGGTACTTCTGGTACTGCTGGGGTCATCGAGCCTTGCGTTGGTTTTGCGCGCAAGTGAGTCCTGGGCCCGCACGCTGCTGGTCAGCGTGGCATTGGGGTTGGTGTACTCAGTGATGCTTGGCGCGGCTTTCCGCCCGCAAATCGAGGCGCTGTCGCAGGAAATCGTCAAGATCCTGCCGCTGGCCCTCGGGGATCTCTACCAGCAATTGTCGGTAGATGAGCGAGCGCGGTTTGCGTCACTGATTGCCCCGGTCCTGACCGGCCTGATTGCGGCATTGTTGCAGATCGTCAGCGTGCTGAGCCTGATTCTTGGGCGTTATTGGCAGGCGTTGTTGTACAACCCGGGTGGTTTTGGTCGCGAGTTTCGCAGTATCAGAATCCCCGCGGGGCCGGCGATGTTGCTGCTGGCGTGCATGGTTGTCGGGCCGAACTTCGGCCCACAGATGGCCGTGCTGGCGCCGATTTGCAGTGTACCGCTGGTGTTTGCCGGGCTGGCCCTGATTCATGGGCTGGTGGCGCGAAAGCGCCTGGCCAAGTTTTGGCTGGTGGGGTTGTACGTGACGCTGTTGCTGTTCATGCAGCTGATCTATCCGTTACTCGTGGTTTTGGCCATTGTCGACGGCCTGATTGATTTTCGCGGTCGTCTGGCGTCGAAAGACGCCGATAACGCGAACGGTGAAGGTTAA
- a CDS encoding YgiQ family radical SAM protein, whose protein sequence is MQTAKPLFDYPKYWAECFGPAPFLPMSREEMDQLGWDSCDIIIVTGDAYVDHPSFGMAIIGRLLEAQGFRVGIIAQPNWQSKDDFMKLGEPNLFFGVAAGNMDSMINRYTADKKIRSDDAYTPGGMAGKRPDRASLVYSQRCKEAYKNVPIVLGGIEASLRRIAHYDYWQDRVRNSILIDATADILLYGNAERAIVEVAQRLSWGHKIEDITDVRGTAFIRRDTPAGWYEVDSTRIDRPGKVDKIINPYVNTQDTQACAIEQEKGPVDDPEEAKVVQILASPRMTRDKTVIRLPSVEKVRGDAVLYAHANRVLHLETNPGNARALVQKHGEVDVWFNPPPIPMTTEEMDYVFGMPYARVPHPVYGKEKIPAYDMIRFSVNIMRGCFGGCTFCSITEHEGRIIQNRSEESIIREIEEIRDKVPGFTGVISDLGGPTANMYRIACKSPEIESACRKPSCVFPGICPNLNTDHSSLIQLYRSARALPGVKKILIASGLRYDLAVESPEYVKELVTHHVGGYLKIAPEHTEEGPLNQMMKPGIGSYDKFKRMFEKYTKEAGKEQYLIPYFIAAHPGTTDEDMMNLALWLKGNGFRADQVQAFYPSPMATATAMYHSGKNPLRKVTYKSDSVTIVKSEEQRRLHKAFLRYHDPKGWPMLREALTRMGRADLIGPGKDQLIPLHQPATDSYQSARRKNSTPAGSHKVAKETTTKILTQHTGLPPRGSDGSNPWDKREQAKAAAMVRNKQAAKERADAAKGKGGKPARKPVVPR, encoded by the coding sequence ATGCAAACAGCCAAGCCGTTATTTGACTATCCCAAGTACTGGGCCGAATGTTTCGGTCCTGCGCCATTCCTGCCGATGAGCAGGGAGGAGATGGATCAGCTTGGCTGGGATTCCTGCGACATCATCATCGTCACCGGTGATGCGTATGTGGATCACCCGTCTTTCGGCATGGCCATCATCGGCCGGCTGCTGGAGGCCCAGGGCTTTCGCGTCGGGATCATCGCCCAGCCGAACTGGCAGTCCAAAGACGACTTCATGAAGCTCGGCGAGCCGAACCTGTTCTTTGGCGTCGCGGCCGGCAACATGGACTCGATGATCAACCGCTACACCGCCGACAAGAAAATCCGTTCCGACGACGCCTACACCCCAGGCGGCATGGCCGGCAAACGCCCGGACCGCGCGAGCTTGGTGTACAGCCAGCGTTGCAAGGAAGCCTACAAGAACGTGCCGATCGTGCTCGGCGGCATCGAAGCCTCCCTGCGCCGTATCGCCCACTACGACTACTGGCAGGACCGTGTGCGTAACTCGATCCTGATCGACGCCACCGCCGATATCCTGCTGTACGGCAACGCCGAGCGGGCTATCGTCGAAGTCGCCCAGCGCCTGTCGTGGGGCCACAAGATCGAAGACATCACCGACGTGCGCGGCACCGCGTTCATTCGCCGTGACACGCCGGCGGGCTGGTACGAAGTGGACTCCACGCGTATCGACCGCCCGGGCAAGGTCGACAAGATCATCAACCCGTACGTGAATACCCAGGACACCCAGGCCTGCGCCATCGAGCAGGAAAAGGGCCCGGTGGATGATCCTGAGGAAGCCAAGGTCGTACAGATCCTGGCCAGCCCGCGCATGACCCGCGACAAGACCGTGATCCGCTTGCCATCGGTAGAAAAAGTCCGTGGCGACGCGGTGCTCTACGCTCACGCCAACCGCGTGTTGCACCTGGAAACCAACCCAGGCAACGCCCGCGCCCTGGTGCAGAAGCACGGTGAAGTGGACGTGTGGTTCAACCCGCCGCCCATTCCGATGACCACCGAAGAAATGGACTACGTGTTCGGCATGCCTTACGCACGTGTTCCGCACCCTGTGTACGGCAAGGAAAAAATCCCGGCCTACGACATGATCCGTTTCTCGGTGAACATCATGCGAGGCTGCTTCGGCGGCTGCACCTTCTGCTCGATCACCGAGCACGAAGGCCGGATCATCCAGAACCGTTCCGAAGAGTCGATCATTCGCGAGATCGAAGAGATCCGCGACAAAGTGCCAGGCTTCACCGGCGTGATCTCCGACCTCGGCGGCCCGACCGCGAACATGTACCGCATCGCCTGCAAGAGCCCGGAAATCGAATCCGCGTGCCGCAAGCCATCGTGCGTGTTCCCGGGCATCTGCCCGAACCTGAACACCGACCACTCGTCGTTGATCCAGCTGTACCGCAGCGCCCGTGCGTTGCCGGGTGTGAAGAAGATTCTGATTGCCTCCGGCCTGCGCTACGACCTCGCGGTCGAGTCGCCGGAATACGTCAAAGAGTTGGTGACCCACCACGTCGGTGGCTACCTCAAGATCGCCCCGGAACACACCGAGGAAGGTCCGCTCAACCAGATGATGAAGCCGGGCATCGGCAGCTATGACAAGTTCAAGCGCATGTTCGAGAAGTACACCAAGGAAGCGGGCAAAGAGCAGTACCTGATTCCTTACTTCATCGCCGCCCACCCGGGCACCACCGATGAAGACATGATGAACCTGGCCCTGTGGCTCAAGGGCAACGGCTTCCGTGCCGACCAAGTGCAGGCGTTCTACCCGTCGCCGATGGCCACCGCCACCGCGATGTACCACTCGGGCAAGAACCCGCTGCGCAAGGTCACCTACAAGAGCGACTCGGTGACCATCGTCAAGAGCGAAGAGCAGCGCCGTTTGCACAAGGCCTTCCTGCGCTACCACGATCCGAAAGGCTGGCCGATGCTGCGTGAAGCATTGACCCGCATGGGCCGTGCCGACCTGATCGGGCCGGGCAAAGACCAGTTGATCCCGCTGCACCAGCCGGCCACCGACAGCTACCAGAGCGCCCGTCGCAAGAACTCGACGCCGGCCGGCAGCCACAAGGTCGCCAAGGAAACCACCACCAAGATCCTCACCCAGCACACCGGCCTGCCGCCACGTGGCAGCGACGGCAGCAACCCGTGGGACAAGCGCGAACAAGCCAAGGCTGCGGCCATGGTGCGCAACAAGCAGGCGGCCAAGGAGCGCGCCGACGCGGCTAAGGGCAAGGGCGGCAAGCCTGCGCGCAAGCCGGTCGTGCCGCGTTGA
- the dnaB gene encoding replicative DNA helicase, whose protein sequence is MNDISAPEQYDLQTAALKVPPHSIEAEQAVLGGLMLDNNAWERVLDQVSDGDFYRHDHRLIFRAIAKLADQNSPIDVVTLAEQLDKEGQTSQVGGLGYLGELAKNTPSVANIKAYAQIVRARATLRQLIGIATEIADSAFNPEGRTAEEILDEAERQIFQIAEARPKTGGPVSVNDLLTKAIDRIDTLFNTDNAITGLSTGYTDLDGMTSGLQPSDLIIVAGRPSMGKTTFAMNLVENAVLRSDKAVLVYSLEMPGESLIMRMLSSLGRIDQTKVRAGRLEDDDWPRLTSAVNLLNDRKLFIDDTAGISPSEMRARTRRLVREHGDIALIMIDYLQLMQIPGSSGDSRTNEISEISRSLKALAKEFNCPVVALSQLNRSLEQRPNKRPINSDLRESGAIEQDADVIMFVYRDEVYHPETEHKGIAEIIIGKQRNGPIGTTRLAFIGKYTRFENLAPGSYNFDDE, encoded by the coding sequence ATGAACGATATTTCAGCTCCTGAGCAATATGATCTGCAAACCGCTGCCCTGAAGGTGCCGCCGCATTCCATCGAGGCCGAACAGGCCGTGCTCGGTGGCTTGATGCTGGACAACAACGCCTGGGAACGCGTGCTGGATCAAGTCTCGGACGGTGATTTCTATCGCCATGACCACCGCCTGATTTTCCGCGCCATCGCCAAGCTGGCCGACCAGAACTCGCCAATCGACGTGGTGACCCTGGCCGAGCAGTTGGACAAGGAAGGCCAGACCTCCCAAGTCGGCGGCCTGGGCTACCTGGGCGAACTGGCGAAAAACACGCCATCGGTCGCCAACATCAAGGCTTATGCGCAGATCGTTCGTGCGCGGGCCACGTTGCGCCAGTTGATCGGCATCGCCACCGAGATTGCCGACAGCGCGTTCAACCCGGAAGGCCGCACCGCTGAAGAGATTCTTGATGAGGCCGAGCGGCAGATCTTCCAGATCGCCGAGGCTCGGCCAAAAACCGGCGGCCCGGTCAGCGTCAACGACCTGCTGACCAAGGCGATCGACCGTATCGATACCCTGTTCAATACCGACAACGCCATCACCGGCCTGTCCACCGGCTACACCGACCTCGACGGCATGACCAGCGGCCTGCAGCCGTCTGACCTGATCATCGTCGCTGGCCGTCCATCCATGGGTAAAACCACCTTCGCGATGAACCTGGTGGAGAACGCCGTGTTGCGCAGCGACAAGGCCGTACTGGTTTACTCCTTGGAGATGCCAGGTGAATCGCTGATCATGCGTATGTTGTCGTCCCTGGGCCGCATCGACCAGACCAAGGTGCGTGCCGGTCGCCTGGAAGACGACGATTGGCCGCGGCTGACCTCGGCGGTCAACCTGCTCAACGACCGCAAGCTGTTTATCGACGACACTGCGGGCATCAGCCCCTCGGAAATGCGCGCGCGTACCCGACGCCTGGTGCGCGAGCACGGCGACATTGCCCTGATCATGATCGACTACCTGCAGTTGATGCAGATCCCGGGTTCCAGCGGTGACAGCCGAACCAACGAGATCTCCGAGATTTCCCGCTCGTTGAAGGCCCTGGCCAAGGAATTCAACTGCCCGGTGGTTGCCCTGTCGCAGCTCAACCGATCCCTGGAGCAGCGCCCGAACAAGCGCCCGATCAACTCCGACTTGCGGGAATCCGGAGCGATCGAGCAGGATGCTGACGTGATCATGTTCGTATACCGGGACGAGGTGTATCACCCGGAGACCGAGCATAAAGGCATCGCTGAAATCATTATCGGTAAACAGCGTAACGGCCCGATCGGCACCACGCGCCTGGCCTTTATCGGCAAATACACCCGCTTCGAGAACCTCGCGCCGGGTAGCTATAACTTCGACGACGAGTAA
- a CDS encoding iron ABC transporter substrate-binding protein, with translation MMISNTRLKTSLLRGLTLTLLSLTLLSPAAYSADKVSLTLYNGQHKEVGDELAKAFEAKTGIHVNVRKGSSNQLASQVVEEGDRSPADVIYTEESPPLNKLGEQGLLAKIDASTLDVLPKDYVGSNGDWMGVTARTRVVAFNPKLIAEKDLPKSVLDFAGPEWQGKVGFVPTSGAFQEQAVAIIKLHGREAAEEWLTGLRAFGKVYSNNMVALKAVENGEVATVLVNNYYWFALKKEKTNLDSQLHYFTNGDAGGLITVSSAAALKSSKHPKEAQQLLAFMTSEEGQRVITNTSAEYPLRKGMESNRGLKPFSELQPPKVTPADLGNAEEALDLERDVGLN, from the coding sequence ATGATGATTAGCAATACCCGTCTCAAGACATCCCTTCTGCGTGGCCTGACCCTCACTCTGCTCAGCCTGACCCTGCTCTCGCCCGCCGCCTATTCCGCCGACAAGGTGTCACTGACCCTGTACAACGGCCAACACAAAGAAGTCGGCGATGAACTCGCCAAGGCCTTCGAAGCCAAGACCGGCATTCACGTCAACGTGCGCAAAGGCAGCAGCAACCAGCTGGCCAGCCAAGTCGTCGAAGAAGGCGACCGCTCCCCCGCCGACGTGATCTACACCGAAGAATCGCCGCCGCTAAACAAGCTCGGTGAACAAGGCCTGCTGGCCAAGATCGATGCCAGCACCCTCGACGTATTGCCCAAGGATTATGTCGGCAGCAACGGCGACTGGATGGGCGTCACCGCACGCACGCGCGTTGTAGCGTTCAACCCCAAACTGATCGCCGAAAAAGACCTGCCCAAATCGGTACTGGATTTCGCCGGCCCCGAGTGGCAAGGCAAAGTCGGCTTCGTACCCACCAGCGGCGCGTTCCAGGAACAAGCCGTGGCAATCATCAAGCTGCACGGTCGCGAAGCCGCTGAAGAGTGGCTGACTGGCCTGCGCGCCTTCGGCAAGGTCTACAGCAACAACATGGTCGCACTTAAGGCCGTGGAAAACGGCGAAGTGGCCACCGTGCTGGTGAACAACTACTACTGGTTTGCGCTCAAGAAAGAAAAAACCAACCTGGATTCGCAGCTGCATTACTTCACCAATGGCGATGCCGGCGGCCTGATCACTGTGTCTTCGGCTGCCGCGCTGAAATCCAGCAAGCACCCGAAAGAGGCCCAGCAATTACTCGCCTTCATGACCAGCGAAGAAGGCCAGCGTGTGATCACCAACACCTCGGCCGAATACCCGCTGCGCAAGGGCATGGAATCGAACCGCGGCCTCAAGCCTTTCAGCGAGCTGCAACCGCCGAAAGTCACCCCTGCGGACCTCGGCAACGCCGAAGAAGCCCTGGACCTGGAACGTGACGTTGGCCTGAACTGA
- the rpsR gene encoding 30S ribosomal protein S18 — translation MARFFRRRKFCRFTAEEVKEIDYKDLNTLKAYVSETGKIVPSRITGTKARYQRQLATAIKRARFLALLAYTDSHGR, via the coding sequence ATGGCACGTTTCTTCCGTCGTCGTAAATTCTGCCGCTTCACCGCTGAAGAAGTGAAGGAGATCGATTACAAAGATCTCAACACTCTGAAAGCCTACGTATCCGAGACCGGCAAAATCGTTCCAAGCCGTATCACCGGTACTAAAGCACGTTATCAGCGTCAGCTGGCCACCGCTATCAAGCGCGCCCGCTTCCTGGCCCTGCTGGCCTACACCGACAGCCACGGCCGCTGA
- the rplI gene encoding 50S ribosomal protein L9 yields MQLILLEKVANLGNLGDKVNVKAGYGRNYLLPYGKATAATAANLAAFEERRAELEKAAADKKASAETRAAQLAELEVTITATAGDEGKLFGSIGTHDIADALTASGVEVQKSEVRLPNGTIRNVGEFDVAVHLHAEVEATVRVVVVAA; encoded by the coding sequence ATGCAACTGATCCTTCTGGAAAAAGTCGCCAACCTGGGCAACCTGGGCGACAAAGTGAACGTTAAGGCCGGCTACGGTCGTAACTACCTGCTGCCATACGGCAAAGCCACCGCTGCAACCGCTGCCAACCTGGCTGCGTTTGAAGAGCGTCGTGCTGAGCTGGAAAAAGCAGCAGCAGACAAAAAAGCTTCGGCCGAAACTCGCGCTGCCCAACTGGCTGAGCTGGAAGTGACTATCACTGCCACCGCCGGTGACGAAGGCAAGCTGTTCGGTTCGATCGGCACCCACGACATCGCTGATGCACTGACCGCCTCCGGCGTTGAAGTGCAGAAGAGCGAAGTTCGTCTGCCGAACGGCACCATCCGCAACGTAGGCGAATTCGATGTAGCCGTGCACCTGCACGCCGAAGTTGAAGCCACCGTACGCGTTGTAGTGGTAGCAGCTTAA
- the rnr gene encoding ribonuclease R has protein sequence MADWQSLDPEAAREAEKYENPIPSRELILAHLADRGSPASREQLVEEFGLTTEDQLEALRRRLRAMERDAQLIYTRRGTYAPVDKLDLILGRIAGHRDGFGFLIPDDGSDDLFMSPAQMRLVFDGDRALARVSGLDRRGRREGVIVEVVSRAHESIVGRYFEEGGIGFVVPDNPKVQQEVLITPGRNGAAKVGQFVEVKITHWPTARFQPQGDIVEVVGNYMAPGMEIDVALRTYDIPHVWPEAVLKEAAKLKPEVEDKDKEKRIDLRHLPFVTIDGEDARDFDDAVYCEAKPGKLRLFSGGWKLFVAIADVSSYVKIGSALDNEAQVRGNSVYFPERVIPMLPEQLSNGLCSLNPKVDRLAMVCEMTISKTGEMTDYQFYEAVIHSQARLTYNKVSTILEQPKTSEAKALRGEYGHVVPHLKQLYSLYKVLLGARHVRGAIDFETQETRIVFGSERKIAAITPTTRNDAHKLIEECMLAANVATAEFLKKHEIPALYRVHDGPPPERLEKLRAFLGELGLSLHKGKDGPTPKDYQALLASIKDRPDYHVIQTVMLRSLSQAVYSADNQGHFGLNYEAYTHFTSPIRRYPDLLTHRAIRSVIHSKQNTPHVKRAGAMTIPKARIYPYDEAALEQLGEQCSMSERRADEATRDVVNWLKCEFMKDRVGESFPGVITAVTGFGLFVELTDIYVEGLVHVTALPGDYYHFDPVHHRLAGERTGRSFRLGDTVEVQVMRVDLDERKIDFGMPDKPVEPSGRKKRGSETAAPAAKGKGAPAKAAAAEPAPAKAGRRSSAKDKAPEAYRPSDAAAKNAELRKSRELKQQLLSEAKSGGKAASGGKSQGAEKPSSKPSKHRKGPPKAGSAPAKSGGSRKPKAKS, from the coding sequence ATGGCCGATTGGCAGTCCCTCGATCCCGAGGCCGCTCGTGAAGCGGAAAAATATGAAAACCCTATTCCTAGCCGCGAACTGATCCTGGCGCACCTCGCCGATCGTGGTTCGCCTGCTAGCCGCGAGCAGTTGGTTGAGGAATTCGGTCTGACCACCGAAGACCAGCTCGAAGCCCTGCGCCGCCGTTTGCGTGCCATGGAGCGCGATGCTCAACTGATCTACACCCGCCGTGGCACTTACGCGCCCGTGGATAAGCTAGACCTGATCCTTGGCCGCATCGCCGGCCATCGTGATGGCTTCGGCTTCCTGATCCCGGATGACGGCAGCGACGATCTGTTCATGAGCCCGGCACAAATGCGCCTGGTGTTCGATGGCGACCGTGCCCTGGCGCGCGTTTCCGGCCTGGACCGTCGTGGTCGCCGTGAAGGCGTGATCGTCGAAGTGGTGTCGCGTGCCCACGAGTCCATCGTCGGCCGCTACTTCGAAGAAGGCGGTATCGGCTTTGTTGTGCCAGATAACCCGAAGGTCCAGCAGGAAGTGCTGATTACCCCGGGCCGCAACGGCGCCGCCAAGGTCGGCCAGTTCGTGGAGGTGAAAATCACCCACTGGCCAACCGCGCGCTTCCAGCCGCAAGGCGATATCGTTGAAGTGGTCGGTAACTACATGGCGCCGGGCATGGAAATCGACGTTGCGCTGCGCACCTACGATATCCCTCACGTCTGGCCTGAGGCTGTGCTCAAAGAAGCCGCCAAGCTCAAGCCGGAAGTGGAAGATAAAGACAAAGAAAAACGCATCGACTTGCGCCATCTGCCGTTCGTCACCATTGACGGCGAAGATGCCCGCGACTTCGACGATGCGGTTTACTGCGAAGCCAAGCCTGGCAAACTGCGCCTGTTCTCCGGCGGCTGGAAGTTGTTCGTCGCGATTGCCGATGTGTCCAGCTATGTGAAGATCGGTTCGGCCTTGGATAACGAAGCCCAGGTGCGCGGTAACTCCGTGTACTTCCCTGAGCGCGTGATCCCGATGCTGCCTGAGCAGCTGTCCAACGGCCTGTGCTCCCTGAACCCGAAAGTCGACCGTTTGGCCATGGTGTGCGAGATGACTATCTCGAAAACCGGCGAAATGACCGACTACCAGTTCTACGAAGCGGTGATCCACTCCCAGGCGCGCCTGACCTACAACAAGGTCAGCACCATCCTGGAACAGCCGAAAACCAGCGAAGCCAAAGCCCTGCGCGGTGAGTACGGCCATGTCGTGCCGCACCTCAAGCAGCTGTATTCGCTGTACAAAGTATTGCTGGGCGCTCGTCATGTACGTGGCGCGATCGACTTTGAAACCCAGGAAACCCGAATTGTCTTCGGCTCCGAGCGCAAGATCGCGGCGATCACCCCGACCACGCGTAACGATGCTCACAAGCTGATCGAGGAATGCATGCTGGCGGCCAACGTGGCCACTGCCGAGTTCCTGAAAAAGCACGAGATTCCTGCCCTGTACCGGGTGCACGACGGCCCGCCGCCGGAGCGTCTGGAGAAGTTGCGCGCGTTTCTCGGCGAGCTCGGTCTGTCCCTGCACAAAGGCAAGGACGGCCCGACGCCGAAGGACTACCAGGCACTGCTCGCGAGCATCAAGGACCGTCCGGATTACCACGTGATCCAGACCGTGATGCTGCGTTCTTTGAGCCAGGCGGTGTACAGCGCCGACAACCAAGGCCACTTCGGCTTGAATTACGAGGCGTACACCCACTTCACTTCGCCGATTCGCCGTTACCCGGACCTGCTCACGCACCGCGCAATCCGCAGCGTGATCCACTCCAAGCAGAACACCCCGCACGTCAAGCGTGCCGGTGCCATGACCATTCCGAAGGCACGGATCTATCCGTACGACGAAGCGGCCCTGGAACAGCTGGGCGAGCAGTGCTCCATGAGCGAGCGCCGTGCCGACGAAGCCACACGCGATGTGGTGAACTGGCTCAAGTGCGAGTTCATGAAAGACCGTGTGGGCGAGTCGTTCCCGGGCGTGATCACCGCCGTGACCGGTTTTGGTCTGTTCGTCGAGCTGACCGACATCTACGTCGAAGGCCTGGTGCACGTCACCGCCTTGCCGGGTGACTACTACCACTTCGACCCTGTGCATCACCGCCTGGCGGGCGAGCGCACCGGTCGCAGCTTCCGTTTGGGCGATACCGTGGAAGTGCAGGTCATGCGCGTCGACCTCGACGAGCGCAAGATCGACTTCGGCATGCCTGACAAGCCAGTCGAACCGTCTGGCCGCAAAAAACGTGGCAGCGAAACCGCCGCACCGGCCGCCAAAGGCAAAGGCGCTCCTGCCAAAGCAGCGGCTGCCGAGCCTGCGCCAGCCAAGGCCGGTCGTCGTTCGTCGGCCAAGGACAAAGCCCCTGAAGCCTACCGCCCAAGCGACGCTGCGGCGAAAAACGCCGAGCTGCGCAAGAGCCGCGAGTTGAAGCAGCAGTTGCTCAGCGAAGCCAAAAGCGGTGGTAAAGCGGCGTCAGGGGGAAAGTCCCAGGGGGCGGAAAAGCCGTCGAGCAAGCCGAGCAAACATCGTAAAGGCCCGCCAAAAGCGGGTTCGGCTCCCGCGAAAAGCGGCGGGTCGCGCAAACCTAAGGCCAAGTCATGA
- the rpsF gene encoding 30S ribosomal protein S6, which translates to MRHYEIIFLVHPDQSEQVGGMVERYTKLIEEDGGKIHRLEDWGRRQLAYAINNVHKAHYVMLNVECTGKALAELEDNFRYNDAVIRNLVIRREEAVTGQSEMLKAEENRSERRERRDRPEHEGAESADSDDSDNSDNADE; encoded by the coding sequence ATGCGTCATTACGAAATCATCTTTTTGGTCCACCCGGATCAAAGCGAGCAAGTCGGCGGCATGGTTGAGCGTTACACCAAGCTGATCGAAGAAGACGGCGGCAAAATCCACCGTCTGGAAGATTGGGGCCGTCGTCAACTGGCCTACGCAATCAACAATGTTCACAAGGCTCACTACGTGATGCTGAACGTTGAGTGCACTGGCAAGGCCCTGGCCGAGCTGGAAGACAACTTCCGCTACAACGATGCAGTGATCCGTAACCTGGTCATCCGTCGCGAAGAAGCCGTTACCGGCCAATCCGAGATGCTCAAGGCTGAAGAAAACCGCAGTGAGCGCCGTGAGCGTCGCGACCGTCCTGAGCACGAAGGCGCTGAAAGCGCTGATAGTGATGACAGCGACAACAGCGACAACGCTGACGAGTAA